The region TTGTGATTGGAGGTGCGGCTGGAGCCATTCCGCCCCTGGTTGGTTGGGCAGCAGTGACGGGCGATCTTAGCTGGGCAGCCTGGACACTGTTTGCCATCATCTTTTTCTGGACTCCGCCCCACTTCTGGGCACTAGCAATGATGATTCGGGATGATTACGCCAGCGTGAATGTGCCGATGCTGCCCGTGGTGGAAGGCAACGAACCCACTGCCCGCCAAATTCTCTACTACACCCTGGCACTGATTCCCATTACGCTGCTGCTGATCTACCCGCTGCATGTGATGGGCACGGTGTATGGCGCGATCGCCCTTCTGCTCGGTGGTCTATTTGTGAAAAAAGCCTGGAAGCTAATGCACAATCCCAGTGATTTACAAGAAGCGCGATCGGTGTTCAAGTACTCCATCCTTTATCTGATGCTGCTCTGCGCCGGAATGGGCTTAGACAGCCTACCTGTCACCCATCAGCTCGTAGCAACGCTGGGCGAGAACCTACAAAGTTTGATCAGCTTTCTACCTTACCCTGGTGCCTGAAGTTGATTTCTCATTAAAGAACCGGGATCGCATGAGTGATTCCGGTTTTTCAGTTGTTAGACCGCTTATTCCTGTGCTATCAACCGGAAATTATTTGATAGAACATAATAATAATAGATTTTTTCACCCATAAGGGTAATTTCGCATCTAAGTTTCGTCTCACATACTTGGAGGAAGCTGCTGACATACCGTTTGCTAGAGCGATTGATTAACTCAAAGAGGAGTTTCAGTTGATGGAGCCAGCTATATCTGTCATTCTGAATGCATTAGCGGCTGGCGCTCAATCTGCTGCCGCTGGCACTCAGTCTGCTGCCAAAGATGTTGCAATCAGCGAGACGAAGCGTATTTATGATTGGCTAAAATCGCGTATTCAAGATAAATGGATTGGCAAACCTGATGCTACGACAATATTAAATGCATATGAGAAGGACTCAAAGTCTTGGTCAAAAGAAGTGCTTGCTCAGAAGTTGGAAGAGTCAGGTATTCATAAAGATAAAAACGTTCTCCAACAAGCCAATAAGCTAATTCAAGAGGTAAATACCTCAGTACAAATAACTGATCCACAAGTTGCAGTGAGTAGCAACAGCCAAGAGACTGTCGATAATAGCAGAAGAAACTCTTCAGGTGATACGGTTACACATGGCGGAAGCCTTGATAAGTCCACAAGGACTGTTGGTTCCGGGACTCTCGTTGAAGGCCCGCTCACTCAAATTAAACAAACTCGACTTGCTATATTAATCGGACTCTTAGCGTTAGCTTTAACTGGTGTTGTGTTCTACTTAATTAAAACTGGAAAAATCCAATTACCAGGAGTAGTACTACCTTCAGCTCCCTCTAAGCGCGAACCTTCCTCGACTTCAAATTTAGGGCAAGCATCTCCAAGATCCAATCTTCCTCCTACAAACTCATCCGATCGTTTTCTTGGAAAATGAAAATTGAAGCGGATGTATCCCGATTCGTGCTATTCCGTAATAGAAGGATGGAACTTCGTAAAGTTCCTCAAGGATGGAACATTCATCAGTTCTAATTCTCAAACAGCGACTTACAGAGTTGTTGATGAAAAAAACTTAATAATTGAAGTGCCCGACGGAGGAGTAGGATGCGAGTATAGTTTTTTCGAGAATACCTTAACATTATCTGCTTGGGTAATGTTCTAGACATGGGGCTAAGGATCAGGGTAAATAGAATTACCAAATCAGTTAGGGTAGTTCAAAACGACTACGATGGTACTCGAACCTGTACACTGTCCCACTTGCAACAGCACTAACATCGTCAAACATGGCAAGACGGCTGAAGGCAAACAACGATATAAATGTCGGAATTCCGAATGCACTCGCCATAGCTTTGTTCTGGAGTATTCCTACCGAGGTTACTTACCTGATGTGAAACAACAGATTTGTGAGATGGCACTCAATGGCAGCGGAATTCGCGATACTGCACGAGTACTCAGAATTAGTCCGACTACTGTCATTGAAGAATTAAAAAAAAGATCGTCATCTTGAACAGATCAATCGATCATTGTTGGAACAACTGGAGCCAACAGCTGTGACTATTGCCAAACACATCGAAGAAGCCGAAGCAGACGAGATGTGGAGCTTTGTCCGGTGTAAAAAACAGGAACGTTGGCTGTGGC is a window of Leptolyngbyaceae cyanobacterium JSC-12 DNA encoding:
- a CDS encoding protoheme IX farnesyltransferase (IMG reference gene:2510095223~PFAM: UbiA prenyltransferase family~TIGRFAM: protoheme IX farnesyltransferase), whose amino-acid sequence is MQETLLSATPRRHENFLQVVQSYIQLTKPRIILLLLITTAGGMWVAANGQVDPFLLLVTLLSGTFAAGAANTINCLYDRDIDYIMERTRHRPLPSGRVQPLHALLFAIALTVASFTLLTVFANLLAACLAMSGIVCYVLVYTHWLKRHSTQNIVIGGAAGAIPPLVGWAAVTGDLSWAAWTLFAIIFFWTPPHFWALAMMIRDDYASVNVPMLPVVEGNEPTARQILYYTLALIPITLLLIYPLHVMGTVYGAIALLLGGLFVKKAWKLMHNPSDLQEARSVFKYSILYLMLLCAGMGLDSLPVTHQLVATLGENLQSLISFLPYPGA
- a CDS encoding hypothetical protein (IMG reference gene:2510095224), whose translation is MEPAISVILNALAAGAQSAAAGTQSAAKDVAISETKRIYDWLKSRIQDKWIGKPDATTILNAYEKDSKSWSKEVLAQKLEESGIHKDKNVLQQANKLIQEVNTSVQITDPQVAVSSNSQETVDNSRRNSSGDTVTHGGSLDKSTRTVGSGTLVEGPLTQIKQTRLAILIGLLALALTGVVFYLIKTGKIQLPGVVLPSAPSKREPSSTSNLGQASPRSNLPPTNSSDRFLGK
- a CDS encoding transposase (IMG reference gene:2510095225~PFAM: Insertion element protein) — encoded protein: MVLEPVHCPTCNSTNIVKHGKTAEGKQRYKCRNSECTRHSFVLEYSYRGYLPDVKQQICEMALNGSGIRDTARVLRISPTTVIEELKKRSSS